The Nitrospira sp. genome contains a region encoding:
- a CDS encoding NAD(P)H-dependent oxidoreductase subunit E yields MTERVRGALTVLLSAHRPEPGRRAHILSVLSAVQEAFGYVPTEAVPLIAGTLAVTEADVTGVLSYYPDLHTVPRGRHVVRVCLGEACVANRSTALLESLCHEVGAGLGQTTSDGRLTIERVYCLGNCAVGPTVMVDEQIYGRVGPEELHTILESHP; encoded by the coding sequence TTGACGGAGCGGGTCAGAGGAGCACTCACCGTCCTGCTGAGCGCACACCGTCCGGAGCCAGGCCGCCGAGCACATATCCTCAGTGTCTTGTCGGCGGTTCAAGAGGCCTTCGGATATGTGCCGACTGAGGCCGTACCGTTGATTGCCGGCACACTTGCAGTCACGGAAGCCGACGTGACAGGCGTACTGTCATATTATCCCGATCTTCATACCGTCCCTCGAGGCCGACACGTTGTTCGTGTGTGCCTCGGAGAAGCGTGTGTGGCGAATCGATCGACGGCTCTGCTCGAGTCACTGTGCCATGAAGTTGGTGCCGGTCTAGGACAGACCACTTCTGATGGACGCCTCACGATTGAACGGGTCTACTGCCTTGGCAATTGCGCAGTGGGGCCAACCGTGATGGTGGACGAGCAAATCTATGGCCGAGTTGGTCCGGAAGAACTGCACACAATTCTCGAGAGCCATCCGTAG
- a CDS encoding universal stress protein, with the protein MGETTLFNQILLPVDFSPCSNEAFRIGCRLARMSGSEVLVLHVIDTSIVATIQRVGLSTVPSDVASQRRRLRHHARVNLRRLMESGEAKGANCTRLILEGAPFVEIAKVARTQPIDLIVMGTYGVRAGSVDKLFFGSTAEKVVRTAGCPVLTVPLPALLNVLPPEKETSR; encoded by the coding sequence ATGGGCGAAACGACTCTGTTCAATCAGATTTTGTTGCCGGTCGACTTTTCCCCCTGTTCGAACGAAGCGTTTCGGATCGGGTGCCGTCTTGCGCGCATGTCGGGCTCGGAGGTCCTCGTTCTGCATGTGATCGACACGAGCATAGTGGCGACCATCCAGCGTGTAGGGCTCTCCACAGTGCCGTCCGATGTTGCGAGTCAACGCCGGCGGCTTCGGCATCACGCACGCGTAAACCTACGCCGCCTCATGGAATCCGGCGAAGCCAAAGGCGCGAACTGCACCAGACTCATTCTGGAAGGAGCTCCGTTTGTAGAAATTGCTAAAGTGGCTCGCACCCAGCCCATCGATCTGATTGTCATGGGCACTTATGGGGTCCGCGCAGGCAGCGTCGACAAACTGTTTTTTGGGAGCACGGCGGAAAAAGTCGTGAGAACCGCAGGCTGTCCGGTCCTCACCGTCCCGCTCCCGGCACTACTCAACGTACTCCCACCAGAGAAAGAAACATCGCGATGA
- a CDS encoding MarR family transcriptional regulator, with translation MPPFSSYTSEMAPQTNAGKLSTLETVLRLQGLFRHRLQALEVSPVEAGMLLYLDRHPQCKLVEIASALCIEHPSMVETIQLSQRKGWLHKTQTHKNRRTLLLRLTVKGRALARKIRQNIEVTDRLFSLVHSRKAA, from the coding sequence ATGCCTCCTTTTTCAAGCTATACTTCCGAAATGGCTCCTCAAACGAACGCCGGCAAGCTTTCGACTCTCGAAACGGTTCTTCGTCTTCAAGGCTTGTTCCGCCACCGATTGCAGGCCCTTGAGGTCTCTCCCGTAGAGGCCGGAATGTTGCTCTATCTTGATCGGCACCCTCAGTGCAAATTGGTCGAGATCGCGTCGGCGCTATGCATTGAACACCCATCCATGGTCGAGACCATACAGCTCAGTCAGCGAAAAGGATGGCTACACAAAACACAGACCCACAAGAACAGGAGAACACTCCTGCTACGGCTGACCGTAAAAGGCAGAGCCCTGGCTCGGAAGATCAGACAGAACATAGAAGTGACGGACAGACTCTTTTCTCTTGTCCATAGCCGCAAAGCCGCTTAA
- a CDS encoding PilZ domain-containing protein — translation MAYVLRPYRRVPAFCPVRYENRFYSAHGTVTNLSSRGWKIHGDARLQAGEVCSMKVRLSTGKWVSVSAGIVRWVRGEECGIETLVMDDESQARLNDYIQERMKAL, via the coding sequence ATGGCGTATGTCCTCCGGCCCTACCGTCGCGTTCCTGCATTTTGTCCTGTGCGGTATGAAAATCGATTCTATAGTGCCCACGGAACGGTCACGAATCTCTCCTCTCGCGGGTGGAAAATCCATGGCGACGCGCGGCTACAAGCCGGGGAGGTGTGCTCCATGAAGGTCAGACTGTCGACCGGCAAGTGGGTGTCGGTGTCTGCCGGGATTGTGCGATGGGTGCGCGGAGAAGAGTGCGGTATCGAAACGCTGGTGATGGATGATGAGTCACAGGCGAGACTGAATGACTATATCCAAGAGCGGATGAAGGCATTATGA
- a CDS encoding PDZ domain-containing protein: protein MGTKQENFQQAIQTTVPINPGNSGGPLVDSDGRVIGIKANVMLEAQNISFAIPINTVKSLVADLRAHGRVIRPWLGVKGKFVTDELRNLFALPLVDGLLVLDIDDGSPAEKLGLRAGKLDVVIGGEPWVLGGDIIVAINDQTLHTREQFVKVFHQLQAAQSVELTIMRGGGSSTRTVTLGERPSPPSPAPRPNLDMPPTLFQEMGVVPF from the coding sequence ATGGGAACCAAACAGGAAAACTTTCAGCAGGCCATTCAAACGACGGTTCCGATCAACCCCGGTAATAGCGGGGGGCCGCTCGTCGATTCTGATGGTCGCGTGATCGGCATCAAGGCAAACGTCATGCTGGAGGCTCAGAACATCAGTTTCGCAATTCCGATCAATACCGTCAAATCTCTTGTCGCCGACCTCCGCGCTCATGGCCGGGTCATCCGTCCGTGGCTCGGTGTGAAAGGGAAATTCGTCACCGATGAATTGCGAAACCTGTTCGCGTTGCCCCTGGTCGACGGATTGCTGGTGCTCGACATCGATGACGGGAGTCCGGCTGAAAAACTCGGCTTGCGGGCCGGCAAACTGGATGTGGTCATCGGAGGAGAGCCTTGGGTCTTAGGGGGCGACATCATCGTCGCCATCAACGACCAGACCCTGCATACGAGAGAGCAGTTCGTGAAGGTCTTCCACCAATTACAAGCCGCCCAGTCTGTGGAGCTCACGATTATGCGAGGGGGCGGGTCCTCCACGCGAACGGTGACATTAGGGGAGCGGCCCTCGCCACCCAGCCCGGCACCGCGTCCAAACCTTGATATGCCTCCGACGCTCTTTCAAGAGATGGGTGTTGTGCCATTCTGA
- a CDS encoding trypsin-like peptidase domain-containing protein yields MISGGFTGRRPYRRCWRTCNLLSLSLCLYLGLSSVPGQAATPTTPEELNNIRVYKHIARSTVLITSAYVSHHHVTQASWKGLGSGVVLDDQGVILTSAHVVDRTAKITLTLHDGKRLPAELVGSDPLTDVALLRVAMPKGSAVAAQLGDSDKLEIGQKVLAIGHPFGLGTPFQRGSSVGLAR; encoded by the coding sequence ATGATTTCTGGGGGATTCACCGGTCGCCGTCCGTATCGCAGGTGCTGGCGTACTTGTAATCTCCTCTCGCTCAGTCTCTGTCTGTATCTCGGCCTGTCGAGCGTGCCGGGGCAGGCGGCGACGCCGACTACCCCTGAAGAACTCAACAACATACGTGTCTATAAACATATTGCGAGATCGACGGTTCTGATCACCTCCGCCTATGTGAGTCACCACCATGTGACGCAAGCCTCGTGGAAAGGGCTTGGATCAGGCGTCGTGCTCGACGATCAGGGTGTGATCCTCACGAGTGCCCATGTTGTCGATAGAACTGCGAAGATCACCCTCACCTTGCATGATGGGAAACGGCTTCCAGCGGAGCTGGTGGGAAGCGATCCGCTGACGGACGTGGCATTGCTCCGAGTGGCCATGCCAAAGGGGTCTGCGGTGGCTGCTCAACTAGGCGATTCCGACAAACTGGAAATCGGACAAAAAGTGCTGGCGATTGGGCATCCGTTCGGTCTGGGTACGCCTTTTCAACGGGGATCGTCAGTGGGTTTGGCAAGGTGA
- a CDS encoding Slp family lipoprotein, translating into MAGEIIRVIQKPARLVILVEERPVEGNSLTSPMSVEQDSAPWFAVTFTGSVEPSMLQTGNRLIVIGTTYRPGPEMFGDAPRVLPHLRAQCLHIWNTEGVKNKYFSSETGGIEAYPPAERTICLGDGRAGSSPRHSQGAENQSFESS; encoded by the coding sequence TTGGCCGGTGAGATCATACGAGTCATTCAGAAACCTGCTCGCCTGGTCATTCTGGTTGAAGAGAGGCCTGTCGAGGGGAATTCCCTAACGAGCCCAATGAGCGTTGAACAAGACAGCGCACCATGGTTTGCGGTCACCTTCACAGGGTCTGTGGAGCCGAGCATGTTGCAAACAGGCAATCGGCTCATTGTGATCGGCACGACCTATCGGCCTGGTCCGGAAATGTTCGGCGACGCTCCACGAGTACTGCCGCACCTGAGGGCGCAATGCCTTCATATTTGGAATACCGAGGGCGTCAAGAACAAGTATTTCTCTTCTGAGACAGGCGGTATAGAAGCCTATCCTCCGGCTGAACGGACTATCTGTCTTGGAGACGGTCGAGCCGGTTCTTCGCCTCGTCACAGTCAAGGTGCGGAGAACCAGAGCTTCGAAAGCTCGTGA
- a CDS encoding response regulator, which translates to MMSGYGRRVLIVDDEEAVRRLLLEQLEPYRFAVVAVADGLRAWRELHRRHFDAVITDLHMPYLDGLDLLHQCHLVWPELSVLLMSGSFATDIDELAMTQGAAACLPKPVEREKLIHALNEVIPDRLIPHPDQTGITSHQLEMEPR; encoded by the coding sequence ATGATGAGTGGATACGGTAGGCGCGTATTAATCGTCGATGACGAAGAGGCGGTGCGGCGTCTCCTCCTCGAGCAACTGGAACCGTACCGTTTTGCGGTGGTGGCGGTCGCGGACGGACTGCGGGCCTGGAGGGAACTCCACCGGCGTCATTTTGACGCCGTGATCACCGACCTCCACATGCCGTACCTTGATGGCCTCGACCTCCTCCATCAATGTCATCTGGTGTGGCCTGAGCTATCCGTCCTTCTCATGTCCGGTAGTTTCGCAACTGATATTGATGAGCTGGCGATGACTCAGGGAGCCGCCGCGTGTCTGCCTAAGCCGGTCGAGAGAGAAAAACTGATCCATGCTCTCAACGAGGTCATCCCCGACAGACTAATTCCCCACCCCGATCAGACGGGTATCACTTCCCACCAATTGGAGATGGAACCACGATGA
- a CDS encoding DUF3047 domain-containing protein, translating into MAGKHWVTIGLIVALAMTAPVDLARSTDSLKRGVDFSGFSGGSVLNWLGSKGFEPKQDARNVRRVVYSALPSAIALETKTRAFGLLLNEMDVRDYSRVRIEWGVHAFPSGASYEEGARAEAIMVYIFFGKERHSSGSLFIPDSPYFLALYLCETEATNKPFKGRYHHAIGRFICVERPQLGATVETDFPFADTFRRVFGREAPDISGIALAIDTANANGTGVAKSFIRKIEFTQ; encoded by the coding sequence ATGGCAGGCAAGCATTGGGTCACCATCGGCCTCATCGTAGCGTTGGCAATGACAGCGCCGGTTGACTTGGCCCGCTCGACGGACAGCTTGAAGCGAGGTGTGGACTTTTCAGGATTTTCCGGCGGATCTGTTTTGAATTGGCTCGGATCGAAAGGCTTCGAGCCGAAACAAGACGCGAGAAACGTTCGAAGGGTCGTGTATTCCGCCTTGCCGAGCGCCATCGCGCTCGAGACGAAAACGCGCGCCTTCGGCCTGCTCCTGAACGAAATGGATGTCCGCGACTATTCGCGCGTGCGCATCGAATGGGGTGTCCACGCCTTTCCTTCCGGTGCCTCGTATGAGGAGGGGGCACGCGCCGAAGCGATTATGGTCTACATTTTCTTTGGCAAGGAGCGCCACTCAAGCGGGTCACTGTTCATTCCCGACAGCCCCTACTTCCTCGCTCTCTATCTCTGTGAAACCGAGGCGACGAACAAGCCGTTCAAGGGGCGCTACCATCATGCCATCGGTCGCTTCATCTGTGTCGAGCGGCCGCAATTGGGTGCGACCGTTGAGACAGACTTCCCGTTCGCCGACACGTTCCGGCGGGTGTTCGGCAGAGAAGCTCCGGACATTAGCGGTATCGCGCTCGCCATCGACACGGCCAACGCGAACGGTACCGGCGTCGCCAAGTCGTTCATCAGAAAGATCGAGTTCACCCAGTGA